One Betta splendens chromosome 8, fBetSpl5.4, whole genome shotgun sequence DNA segment encodes these proteins:
- the LOC114859909 gene encoding uncharacterized protein LOC114859909 isoform X1, with the protein MSAVWVRLAVLLCLSSTVQSGPAAKTEVLWKDAGGFITIQCRCEKDQDMLYVKKDLNKNVDVFFRQKEEKKATIMKGFQGRLQVAGSFPNLDIVIKNLTSADTGPFWCVYASMNNKTDLIYTEGTGSVLLVVAASKKAPTATCDPSTQSLVPVSVMILAAVLLCIILGFLIWCIKKKTGRTATKPRRVPNNDVYEDMRATLRR; encoded by the exons ATGTCGGCCGTGTGGGTGAGGCTCGCggtcctcctctgtctctccagcACCGTTCAGAGCGGCCCAG CTGCCAAGACTGAAGTGCTGTGGAAGGATGCTGGAGGATTCATCACCATCCAGTGTAGATGTGAAAAGGACCAGGACATGCTGTATGTGAAGAAAGATCTCAATAAGAATGTGGACGTTTTCTTcagacagaaggaggaaaagaaagcaaCAATCATGAAAGGGTTCCAGGGGAGACTCCAAGTGGCCGGAAGCTTCCCCAACCTGGACATTGTGATCAAAAACCTGACCTCCGCTGACACGGGCCCGTTCTGGTGCGTGTACGCCAGCATGAACAACAAAACCGACCTGATTTACACTGAGGGCACGGGGTCCGTGCTGCTGGTGGTCGCAG CTTCAAAAAAGGCTCCCACTGCGACGTGTGACCCGTCCACACAGAGTCTGGTTCCGGTGTCGGTCATGATCTTGGCCGCCGTTCTGCTCTGCATCATCCTGGGGTTCCTCATATGGTGCATCAAG AAGAAGACGGGCAGAACCGCCACCAAGCCGAGGCGCGTCCCCAACAACGACGTGTACGAGGACATGCGAGCGACGCTGAGGCGCTGA
- the LOC114859910 gene encoding jupiter microtubule associated homolog 1-like: protein MTTTTTFQGMDPGAKSSSRVLRPPGGDSSFTFGTDENSTPQRKNKMASSIFAEPDDPHAHRRNNPPTGAAAGTLCGEPSAPLRRVQQPLLFPKNPQPELTTIHNSGAAMVWNQRREVENGQEQAAYECPDDVDGEQEELEQQKDAPQPSTPSGSAAGGRRNPPGGKSSLILG from the exons atgacGACCACCACCACGTTCCAAGGAATGGACCCCGGCGCTAAAAGCAGCTCCAG GGTCCTACGGCCGCCGGGTGGGGACTCCAGCTTCACCTTCGGTACAGACGAGAACTCCACCCCGCAGCGCAAGAACAAGATGGCCTCCAGCATCTTCGCAGAACCCGATGACCCGCACGCCCACCGGAGGAACAACCCACCCA CCGGGGCAGCGGCCGGGACCCTGTGCGGCGAGCCGTCGGCCCCCCTGAGGCGGGttcagcagcctctcctcttCCCCAAGAACCCCCAGCCAGAACTGACCACCATCCACAACTCTGGAGCGGCCATGGtgtggaaccagagacgagag GTTGAGAACGGCCAGGAACAGGCGGCTTACG AGTGTCCTGACGACGTGgacggggagcaggaggagctcgAGCAGCAGAAGGACGCCCCACAGCCCTCGACCCCGTCGGGAAGCGCCGCCGGCGGCCGGAGAAACCCCCCCGGTGGCAAATCCAGCCTCATCCTGGGCTGA
- the LOC114859907 gene encoding uncharacterized protein LOC114859907 isoform X2 has protein sequence MSAAWMRLAAVLCLSGPVLADPESEDVLWRACGESVTIQCRSSEPQLKHLDLRKGLNKYVSVLQQSAASDHRIGGEFTERVQGNGAFPNVDVLIKNLTSGDTGVYRCMYRQANQTGTEAKQGSGSVLVVVRDRCRPACCPAPEEQSLVPVWVMVGAAALLTVVMCLLMWLIKTKTAAPAEATTYATMKPGSEPGGSGADVYEEMRGALGPPPAGAMGLQGAGEGDAGLSA, from the exons ATGTCCGCCGCGTGGATGCGGCTCGCAGCCGTCCTGTGCCTCAGCGGCCCGGTTCTGGCCGACCCAG agagCGAGGACGTCCTGTGGAGAGCGTGTGGGGAGTCCGTCACCATCCAGTGCAGGTCGTCGGAACCGCAGCTGAAGCATTTGGACCTGAGGAAGGGACTTAATAAGTACGTCTCAGTTTTACAACAATCTGCGGCCTCGGATCATAGGATCGGAGGAGAATTCACAGAGAGAGTGCAGGGGAATGGGGCGTTCCCCAACGTGGACGTCCTCATCAAAAACCTGACCTCAGGCGACACAGGCGTGTACCGGTGCATGTACAGGCAGGCGAATCAGACCGGAACCGAGGCCAAGCAAGGCAGCGGGTcggtgctggtggtggtcaGAG ACAGGTGCAGGCCCGCCTGCTGCCCGGCGCCGGAGGAGCAGAGCCTGGTTCCGGTGTGGGTCATGgtcggcgccgccgcgctcctcACCGTCGTCATGTGTCTGCTCATGTGGCTCATCAAG ACCAAGACCGCGGCGCCGGCCGAGGCCACCACGTACGCCACCATGAAGCCGGGGTCCGAGCccggcggcagcggcgccgaCGTGTACGAGGAGATGAGGGGGGCGCTCGGGCCTCCGCCTGCGGGCGCCATGGGGCTCCAGGGAGCGGGTGAGGGCGACGCCGGCCTTTCTGCCTGA
- the LOC114859907 gene encoding uncharacterized protein LOC114859907 isoform X1: MSAAWMRLAAVLCLSGPVLADPESEDVLWRACGESVTIQCRSSEPQLKHLDLRKGLNKYVSVLQQSAASDHRIGGEFTERVQGNGAFPNVDVLIKNLTSGDTGVYRCMYRQANQTGTEAKQGSGSVLVVVRGDRCRPACCPAPEEQSLVPVWVMVGAAALLTVVMCLLMWLIKTKTAAPAEATTYATMKPGSEPGGSGADVYEEMRGALGPPPAGAMGLQGAGEGDAGLSA, translated from the exons ATGTCCGCCGCGTGGATGCGGCTCGCAGCCGTCCTGTGCCTCAGCGGCCCGGTTCTGGCCGACCCAG agagCGAGGACGTCCTGTGGAGAGCGTGTGGGGAGTCCGTCACCATCCAGTGCAGGTCGTCGGAACCGCAGCTGAAGCATTTGGACCTGAGGAAGGGACTTAATAAGTACGTCTCAGTTTTACAACAATCTGCGGCCTCGGATCATAGGATCGGAGGAGAATTCACAGAGAGAGTGCAGGGGAATGGGGCGTTCCCCAACGTGGACGTCCTCATCAAAAACCTGACCTCAGGCGACACAGGCGTGTACCGGTGCATGTACAGGCAGGCGAATCAGACCGGAACCGAGGCCAAGCAAGGCAGCGGGTcggtgctggtggtggtcaGAG GAGACAGGTGCAGGCCCGCCTGCTGCCCGGCGCCGGAGGAGCAGAGCCTGGTTCCGGTGTGGGTCATGgtcggcgccgccgcgctcctcACCGTCGTCATGTGTCTGCTCATGTGGCTCATCAAG ACCAAGACCGCGGCGCCGGCCGAGGCCACCACGTACGCCACCATGAAGCCGGGGTCCGAGCccggcggcagcggcgccgaCGTGTACGAGGAGATGAGGGGGGCGCTCGGGCCTCCGCCTGCGGGCGCCATGGGGCTCCAGGGAGCGGGTGAGGGCGACGCCGGCCTTTCTGCCTGA
- the LOC114859909 gene encoding uncharacterized protein LOC114859909 isoform X2 produces the protein MSAVWVRLAVLLCLSSTVQSGPAAKTEVLWKDAGGFITIQCRCEKDQDMLYVKKDLNKNVDVFFRQKEEKKATIMKGFQGRLQVAGSFPNLDIVIKNLTSADTGPFWCVYASMNNKTDLIYTEGTGSVLLVVAASKKAPTATCDPSTQSLVPVSVMILAAVLLCIILGFLIWCIKKTGRTATKPRRVPNNDVYEDMRATLRR, from the exons ATGTCGGCCGTGTGGGTGAGGCTCGCggtcctcctctgtctctccagcACCGTTCAGAGCGGCCCAG CTGCCAAGACTGAAGTGCTGTGGAAGGATGCTGGAGGATTCATCACCATCCAGTGTAGATGTGAAAAGGACCAGGACATGCTGTATGTGAAGAAAGATCTCAATAAGAATGTGGACGTTTTCTTcagacagaaggaggaaaagaaagcaaCAATCATGAAAGGGTTCCAGGGGAGACTCCAAGTGGCCGGAAGCTTCCCCAACCTGGACATTGTGATCAAAAACCTGACCTCCGCTGACACGGGCCCGTTCTGGTGCGTGTACGCCAGCATGAACAACAAAACCGACCTGATTTACACTGAGGGCACGGGGTCCGTGCTGCTGGTGGTCGCAG CTTCAAAAAAGGCTCCCACTGCGACGTGTGACCCGTCCACACAGAGTCTGGTTCCGGTGTCGGTCATGATCTTGGCCGCCGTTCTGCTCTGCATCATCCTGGGGTTCCTCATATGGTGCATCAAG AAGACGGGCAGAACCGCCACCAAGCCGAGGCGCGTCCCCAACAACGACGTGTACGAGGACATGCGAGCGACGCTGAGGCGCTGA
- the LOC114859911 gene encoding small ubiquitin-related modifier 2, producing the protein MADEKPKEGVKTENNEHINLKVAGQDGSVVQFKIKRHTPLIKLMKAYCERQGLSMRQIRFRFDGQPINETDTPAQLEMEDEDTIDVFQQQTGGLI; encoded by the exons GAAGGggtcaaaacagaaaacaacgaACACATAAATCTAAAGGTAGCAGGTCAGGATGGATCTGTGGTCCAGTTCAAGATCAAAAGACACACACCGCTCATCAAACTCATGAAGGCCTACTGTGAGAGACAG ggACTTTCGATGAGACAAATCAGGTTCAGATTTGACGGACAGCCAATAAACGAGACAGACACACCAGCACAG TTGGAAATGGAAGATGAAGATACAATTGATGTGTTTCAACAACAGACTGGAGGCCTGATTTAA